The region CGTCGAAGGCCAGGTAGCGGTGCCACTGCTCGGTGAAGGGCAGCCCCGGCAGATAGGCGAGGGAGCTGCCGGGGTCGGCGGAGAAGGGCCAGAAGGACAGGTTGAGCAGGAAGCCGAAGAGATAGCCGGAGGCGGAACCGTATACCGCCAGGAGCAGGATCTCGGCCTTTCCGCGGGCGCGGGGCAGGAGTCCGGCGAGCAGGCCGACGAAGGCGCAGCCGAACATCTGGTACGGCATCCACGGCCCGACCCCGCCGGTGAGCAGCGCCGAGGCGAAGAGCGAGGTGCAGCCGAGGGTGAAGCCGAAGCCGGGGCCGAAGACCCGGCCGGCCAGGACGAGCACGAAGAAGACCGTCTCGACCCCGGCGGTGCCCGCGCCCAGCGGGCGCAGCGCGGCGTTGACGGCGGAGAGCACCCCGAGCATGGCCAGCGCCTTGGCGTCGATGCCGCCGTCGGCGATCTGGGCGAAGACGACGGCCAGGACGAGGACGAGCAGTACGCCGAAGATCAGCGGCGGGGCGTACGAGCTGCCGAAGCGGCCGGGGGCGACGACGAACGGCCAGAAGAAGGCGACCAGGCCGATGAAGGCCGCCAGCACGACGGTGACCTGGGCCATGGCGTGCACGCGGACCGCGGTGCCGGGCCTGCGGGCCGCGCGGACCTGCCCGCCCGCCGCGGTCATCGGCCGACTCCCGTTGTGGTGAGGGCGTCGGCGACCTGGGCGACGGTCAGGTACGGCAGTGGGGCGAGGATCTTGGCCGCCTGGGGCGCGAAGGCCGGTGAGGCGACGATGACGTCGGCGGTGGGGCCGTCGGCGACGATCTCGCCCTCGGCCATGACGACGACCCGGTCGGCGCTCGCGGCGACGAATTCCACGTCGTG is a window of Streptomyces sp. NBC_01477 DNA encoding:
- a CDS encoding ECF transporter S component, translated to MAQVTVVLAAFIGLVAFFWPFVVAPGRFGSSYAPPLIFGVLLVLVLAVVFAQIADGGIDAKALAMLGVLSAVNAALRPLGAGTAGVETVFFVLVLAGRVFGPGFGFTLGCTSLFASALLTGGVGPWMPYQMFGCAFVGLLAGLLPRARGKAEILLLAVYGSASGYLFGFLLNLSFWPFSADPGSSLAYLPGLPFTEQWHRYLAFDVATSLGWDTGRAVTNFLCVLLAGPAALTTFRRAARRANFTAAVDFKPPEQPPAPPPPEPAPR